The Pseudomonadota bacterium genome has a segment encoding these proteins:
- the dnaJ gene encoding molecular chaperone DnaJ, which translates to MAKRDYYEVLGVTRSVESSELKSAYRKLAMQYHPDRNPGDGEAEVKFKEVNEAYEVLKDGEKRAAYDQFGHAAFDGGMGGFGGGGAHDFSSSFADVFDDLFGEFMGGGRRRGGGQQGGQRGSDLRYNMEISLEEAYQGKQAKIRVPTHVVCEACNGTGAKDPNATVTCQTCGGYGKVRAQQGFFSIERTCPTCGGAGKMIQDPCGACSGTGRVQRDKTLNVSIPEGVEDGMRIRLSGEGEAGMRSGPAGDLYIFLSIKPHAIFQRDGTTVFCPVPIPMTTAALGGSIEVPTIEGKLAKLSIPSGTQSGRQFRLRGKGMTPVRGGIRGDMIIETVVETPVHLTSKQKELLKEFDEAATGKPKHHPESEGFFAKVKELWQDLTE; encoded by the coding sequence ATGGCGAAACGCGACTATTATGAAGTGCTCGGCGTTACCCGTAGCGTCGAATCGAGCGAGCTTAAGTCGGCATACCGCAAGCTCGCGATGCAGTATCACCCCGACCGTAACCCCGGCGACGGCGAAGCCGAGGTCAAGTTCAAGGAAGTCAACGAGGCCTATGAGGTCTTGAAGGACGGTGAAAAGCGCGCCGCGTATGACCAATTCGGTCATGCCGCGTTTGACGGCGGGATGGGTGGCTTCGGCGGCGGGGGTGCTCACGACTTCAGCTCCAGTTTTGCCGACGTGTTCGACGATTTGTTCGGCGAGTTCATGGGCGGTGGACGTCGTCGCGGCGGTGGCCAGCAAGGCGGCCAGCGCGGCTCCGACCTGCGCTACAACATGGAGATCTCGCTGGAGGAGGCTTATCAGGGCAAGCAGGCGAAGATCCGCGTCCCCACCCACGTGGTGTGCGAGGCCTGCAACGGCACCGGCGCCAAGGATCCCAACGCGACGGTCACCTGCCAGACCTGCGGCGGCTACGGCAAGGTGCGCGCCCAGCAGGGTTTCTTTTCGATCGAACGCACCTGCCCGACATGTGGTGGCGCCGGCAAGATGATCCAGGATCCCTGCGGGGCGTGCTCGGGCACCGGCCGGGTGCAGCGCGACAAGACCCTTAACGTTTCGATTCCCGAGGGTGTCGAGGACGGTATGCGCATCCGTCTGTCGGGCGAGGGCGAGGCCGGCATGCGCAGTGGGCCGGCGGGCGATCTCTATATCTTCCTTTCAATCAAACCCCACGCCATCTTTCAGCGCGACGGCACGACGGTCTTTTGTCCCGTGCCGATCCCGATGACCACGGCAGCGCTGGGCGGCTCGATCGAGGTGCCGACCATCGAAGGCAAACTCGCCAAGCTTTCGATACCGTCGGGCACCCAGTCCGGACGTCAGTTCCGCCTGCGCGGCAAGGGCATGACGCCGGTCCGTGGCGGCATACGCGGCGACATGATAATCGAGACGGTCGTCGAGACGCCGGTTCATCTGACGTCTAAGCAGAAAGAACTGCTGAAGGAATTTGATGAAGCCGCGACGGGCAAACCAAAGCACCATCCGGAGTCGGAAGGTTTCTTCGCCAAGGTAAAGGAGCTCTGGCAGGATCTAACGGAGTAG